DNA sequence from the Oncorhynchus kisutch isolate 150728-3 unplaced genomic scaffold, Okis_V2 Okis07a-Okis12b_hom, whole genome shotgun sequence genome:
cttctaccagacagagacagacagacagaccttctaccagacagacagacataccttctaccagacagagagacagagagacagacagacagacagaccttctaccagacagagagacagacagacagacagaccttctgcCAGGCGATGTTGAGGGCCTCCTTCTTCTTCTGGTCCAGCTCCTCTATGGTCTGGAGGATCTTAGACTTGTCATTCTCTACgatcctcttcttcttcatcaGGTCATTATACTGACGGGGCAAAAACAGGGTCACGGGTCACGTTCTCAACTCTCCTCCAATCATATCAAAGCTACCATTACCTATTGAGACCTGCCAGAACCTCGAGAAGGGCCCAAGAGGGGAAGGAGGAAACCAAATAGATTTGATATAAGGTccaaaggaaacacacacacacacacacctccccaaacTCACCCTCTCCTCAGCCTGACTCAACATGtgaaacacacacctccccaaacTCACCCTCTCCTCAGCCTGACTCAACAAGGTCCAAAGGAAACACCTCCCCAAACTCACCCTCTCCTCAGCCTGACTCAACATGtgaaacacacacctccccaaacTCACCCTCTCCTCAGCCTGACTCAACATGtgaaacacacacctccccaaacTCACCCTCTCCTCAGCCTGACTCAACATGtgaaacacacacctccccaaactccccctctcctcagcctGACTCAACATGtgaaacacacacctccccaaactccccctctcctcagcctGACTCAACAAGGTCCAAAGGAAACACCTCCCCAAACTCACCCTCTCCTCAGCCTGACTCAACATGtaaaacacacacctccccaaactccccctctcctcagcctGACTCAACATGtgaaacacacacctccccaaacTCACCCTCTCCTCAGCCTGACTCAACATGTtaaacacacacctccccaaacTCACCCTCTCCTCAGCCTGACTCAACATGtgaaacacacacctccccaaactccccctctcctcagcctGACTCAACATGtgaaacacacacctccccaaactcaccctctcctcagcctgactcaacatgtaaaacacacacctccccaaactccccctctcctcagcctgactcaacatgtaaaacacacacctccccaaactccccctctcctcagcctGACTCAACATGtgaaacacacacctccccaaactcaccctctcctcagcctgactcaacatgtaaaacacacacctccccaaactccccctctcctcagcctgactcaacatgtaaaacacacacctccccaaactccccctctcctcagcctGACTCAACATGTGAAACACACACCTCCCTAAACTCACCCTCTCCTCAGCCTGACTCAACAAGGTCCAAAGGAAACATACACCTCCCCAAACTCACCCTCTCCTCAGCCTGACTCAACATGtaaaacacacacctccccaaactccccctctcctcagcctGACTCAACATGTGAAACACACAACTCCCCAAACTCACCCTCTCCTCAGCCTGACTCAACATGTAAAACACACACCTCCCtaaactccccctctcctcagcctgactcaacatgtaaaacacacacctccccaaactccccctctcctcagcctGACTCAACATGTAAAACACACAACTCCCCAAACTCACCCTCTCCTCAGCCTGACTCAACATGTTCATGGCTCTCTTGTTGACAGATCTCTCCAGTCGTGTCTTGGACTCTTCCAGCTTCCTCAGCCTCTGGCCCGCCTCTTTAGGGTTGTTGACCTTGAAGTCGTATCCCGTGTTGGGCTGGCCGAACAGGCCTCTCTCCTGACTGATCCACTCGTGTTCCTCTAACATACGAGACacctggagagagggatggatagaggatagggagagatggatagagagagcggagatgagggatggatagaggacagggagagagatggatagggagagagatggatagaggacagagagagatggatagagagagggatggatagaggacagagagagatggatagacagagggatggatagagagagcggAGATATGAGACAGAGGCATGGATAGAGAGAGCGGAGAtatgagacagagggatggatagagagagcggAGAtatgagacagagggatggatagagagagcggAGATATGAgacagggatggatagagagagcggAGAtatgagacagagggatggatagagagagcggagatatgagagagagagagagagagagcgagagagagagagagagagagagagaaaagagatgtTAGTCTGGCTAGCGGAACTCTCACGGTCCTCTAGCAGAAGGAACATCTAGTGCTGTGATTTAGTCTCTTCTGAAGAGACGAACAGATCGATCTGGAAACAGACAGAATATGAACAACATAAAGAGATGAGACGACAGATCAAATGGAGATTAGAAAGCAGAGTTGATCAGTAACTGACGTCTTTACGGTGTTTGATCAGTAACTACCTTAGCAGCAGCATCCTGACTGTCTTTACGGTGTTTGATCAGTAACTACCTTAGCAGCAGCATCCTGACTGTCTTTACGGTGTTTGATCAGTAACTACCTTAGCAGCAGCATCCTGACTGTCTTTACGGTGTTTGATCAGTAACTACCTTAGCAGCAGCATCCTGACTGTCTTTACGGTGTTTGATCAGTAACTACCTTAGCAGCAGCATCCTGACTGTCTTTACGGTGTTTGATCAGTAACTACCTTAGCAGCAGCATCCTGACTGTCTTTACGGTGTTTGATCAGTAACTACCTTAGCAGCAGCATCCTGACTGTCTTTACGGTGTTTGCTGATGTTGTGTTCCAACTCTTTAATCTTCAACTGAGACTCATTGGTTCTCTCTCTCATATGGTTGGCTTCTGTACTTTtaccctggaacacacacacacacacacacacacacacaccacacacaccacacacacccacacacaccacacacacacacacacacacacacaccacacacacaccacacacacacacacacacacacacacaacacaccacacacaccacacacacaccacacacacacacaccacacacaccacacacacacacaccacacacacacatacacacacacaccaacacacacacacacacacacacacacacacacacacacacacaccacacagacacatacacacacacaccaacacacacacacacacacacacacacgcgcacacacacacacacacacacacacacacacacacacacccactttgTTATTACATCTTCAAAGTAGCTCATAAGAGTTGGGTAGAACTGAGATATTTTTTACAAagtgatctgatcctagatcagaggTTATAATAATCTCTCATGGACAGATGCACGTAACAACTGATATTGTAGCGTCTCTAGGAGCCTCTATTTTTCTCAATTTTATTCTCAAAAATCTAACTTCAAGTCCATAACAATGTTTAAACCATATCAGGAGACCACTTGAGGTCTGGGTAAAATCTCACGACATGTTCATTTTGGGATATAGGATCCTCTTTAAATGGGTGGTAGATACTATGGATGTAGGACCCTctttaattgggtggtagatactATGGATGTAGGACCCTctttaattgggtggtagatactATGGATGTAGGATCCTctttaattgggtggtagatactATGGATGTAGGACCCTctttaattgggtggtagatactATGGATGTAGGATCCTctttaattgggtggtagatactATGGATGTAGGACCCTctttaattgggtggtagatactATGGATGTAGGACCCTGAGGAGCAGCATGGTAATAACAACACCCAGTACTACTGACAATAATGTAGTGATCATACCTTGATCTCTTTGTCCTGGGCTACGATCACCTCTTTCTGTCTAGTCAACTCCTCCTGGGCCTTACGCACAGactcctggagagagaggggaggagagaggggttgaggaaggagaggggaggagagagaggttgaggaagGAGAGTGTTGTCAGTGATAAAGTATATAAACAAATATAGCTAGTTCATGTCAACAATCCAGACACCAGGGCCGGGCTAACTGATGAGGTGGACACTCAGGGCCGGGCTAACTGATGAGGTGGACACTCAGGGCCGGGCTAACTGATGAGGTGGACACTCAGGGCCGGGCTAACTGATGAGGTGGACACTCAGGGCCGGGCTAACTGATGAGGTGGACACTCAGGGCCGGGCTAACTGATGAGGTGGACACTCAGGGCCGGGCTAACTGATGAGGTGGACACTCAGGGCCGGGCTAACTGATGAGGTGGACACTCAGGGCCGGGCTAACTGATGAGGTGGAGGACATTTGACAGTATTGGACCAGGAGGTAAACGGTACCTTGTTCTCTGCCACGGTGGTGGACATGTTGTCTATCTGTTCCTGGATCGTCTTCATGGGCTTCGTCTACTGCCAGGATCTGTTGTTCATAGCCAGTCTGCTCCCTCTTCAACTCCTCCAACTCTAGGACCAGGGACTCAgcctcctgcacacacacacacacacacacacacgcacacacacacctcatgtcAAAAGTGCAACCCCCTTGTTTGTACACTGTGGAGGGTCTTGAATAATGTAACCCGGGTTACGGCTGGGGGTAATGTAACCCGGGTATTGTGCTGTGTCTTTGGTTTTGGGAACATTTGTCACAgaattaaagtgtgtgtgtgtgttttgtgtgtgtgtctcagtgtgtgtgtgtggtgtgtctcagtgtgtgtgtgtgtgtctcagtgtgtgtgtgtgtgtctcagtgtgtgtgtgtttgtgtgtgtgttgttgtgtgtgtctcagtgtgtgtgtctcagtgtgtgtgtctcagtgtgtgtgtctcagtgtgtgtgtctcaggtgtgtgtctcagtgtgtgtgtgtgtgtctcagtgtgtgtgtgtctcagtgtgtgtgtgtctcagtgtgtgtgtgtctcaggtgtgtgtgtgtctcgtgtgtgtgtctcagtgtgtgtgtgtctcagtgtgtgtgtgtctcagtgtgtgtgtgtcctcagtgtgtgtgtgtctcagtgtgtgtgtgtctcagtgtgtgtgtgtctcagggtgtgtgtgtctcagtgtgtgtgtgtctcagtgttgtgtgtctagtgtgggtggtgtgtctcagtgtgtgtgtctcagtgtgtgtgtgtgtctcagtgtgtgtgtctcagtgtgtctcagtgtgtgtgtgtgtgtgtgtctctccacctGTTGTCTCTCCTTCAGTTTCATTGCTGAACGCGTCAGCCTTGGTTTTAGGCAGAGTTGACTTCTGTTGAGGCAGCTTTCagttcttctcccctctctgcctcCGCATTCTTCATCTTATCCTCCAACACCTGGTGGAGCAAGGAAGGTTTAACACATCAACACCTGGTGGAGCAAGGAGAGGTTTAACACATCAACACCTGGTGGAGCAAGGAGAGGTTTAACACATCAACACCTGGTGGAGCAAGGAGAGTTTAACACATCAACACCTGGTGGAGCAAGGGAGGTTTAACACTCCAACACCTGGTGGAGCAAGGAGAGGTTTAACCACCACATCAACACCTGGTGGAGCAAGGAGAGGTTTAACACCAcatcaacagagagaggagaggtttaaCACCAcatcaacagagagaggagaggtttaaCACCAcatcaacagagagaggagaggtttaaCACCcatcaacagagagaggagaggtttaaCACCAcatcaacagagagaggagaggtttaaCACCAcatcaacagagagaggagaggtttaaCACCAcatcaacagagagaggagaggtttaaCACCACatcaacagagaggagaggtttaACCACCAcatcaacagagagaggagaggtttaaCACCAcatcaacagagagaggagaggtttaaCACCACATTAACAGAGAGAGGTTTAACA
Encoded proteins:
- the LOC116360105 gene encoding structural maintenance of chromosomes protein 2-like isoform X1 gives rise to the protein MKTIQEQIDNMSTTVAENKESVRKAQEELTRQKEVIVAQDKEIKGKSTEANHMRERTNESQLKIKELEHNISKHRKDSQDAAAKVSRMLEEHEWISQERGLFGQPNTGYDFKVNNPKEAGQRLRKLEESKTRLERSVNKRAMNMLSQAEERYNDLMKKKRIVENDKSKILQTIEELDQKKKEALNIAWQKVNKDFGSIFSTLLPGADARLAPPEGCGALEGLEFKVALGNTWKENLTELSGGQRSLVALSLILAMLLFKPAPIYILDEVDAALDLSHTQNIGQMLRTHFTHSQFVVVSLKDGMFTNANVLFKTKFVDGVSAVSRTTQAQPDQNRGPRKGTSHRPQAQKRIAN
- the LOC116360105 gene encoding structural maintenance of chromosomes protein 2-like isoform X2, encoding MKTIQEQIDNMSTTVAENKESVRKAQEELTRQKEVIVAQDKEIKGKSTEANHMRERTNESQLKIKELEHNISKHRKDSQDAAAKVSRMLEEHEWISQERGLFGQPNTGYDFKVNNPKEAGQRLRKLEESKTRLERSVNKRAMNMLSQAEERYNDLMKKKRIVENDKSKILQTIEELDQKKKEALNIAWQKVNKDFGSIFSTLLPGADARLAPPEGCGALEGLEFKVALGNTWKENLTELSGGQRSLVALSLILAMLLFKPVCSRSLILAMLLFLNLCVPGLW